acacccgccaaatcttcacctacacgacccaatgaaaaactcgcctacacacacaaaatacccatacctttttactctgaaacattttcagtacaaacagcttgtggcctagtgggtaaggttacaggtttgggaacacagggttggaggttcaagcccagctaggaacgtgtttctttaacctgcttttaccctcactaataattgtctcctacttctcaattactgcttttgcaccatatctaccagccgttccccgaactgtattatgacgtaccgtctgcacgttcaattgttaaccggctacaatattgcaaagccatatggattcaacgggagctcctctgtgctaactcgcctgtgttcttctttaaaaccacggacaggtttgctaatgatatttcacgcattgcatagctatgtcatggtgctgcccgaacaaagtgacagactggtaaacctccggttgaacgattgaatcccgcctcgttctcaggcagataatttcctcttttacactaacgttctcttacgcttatatttgctttaccaaaactcactcatggccacccaatgcatttcatgatggcaaatgtaatcCTTTTAtcaaaaagttacaccagttcacagctgtgccatttctactaactacatttcttcacttggctactgtacaaaccttcttatcagcaaacgccacgtttctacatcatgttacctcgccctgttctctatccagccacatacaaacaattactacgtatgtacgttctgcaactccccattaaaatattacatttaaaaacatgattcagtactagtactgaacatgaaaaaaacacagcagtgcaatagatttcacgttacttaaccccccactttaacagctggcgCTTTacagcgactgttatatataccgttcgataaggaatataagcttgctcatggtcactccatttacttcgcactatactccgtgatcatgtcaactttcacctacatgcccattctgctaaaaacatattgtttcaactccgaaatttcacaatttcaccctaatttctctcacactgttgttattttctcatatgcaaaacctgctgggacatatgcgtctgctcctattctccactatcatgttctccggttctagtttagcaaaacagcgaagaggattcctacctgcagataagcctatcaaaatgccttataaactttacaaacactaaaagtgcatctccacgaaataacagacaacggagcaggacagaaggctacacaagttgcgacctagagagttataattctacgggcttgctgattcttttgtcagtcaaggctcgttggatggacgtcaaatctgtgagtacatacactggccatatttcatatgcatctctgatacgttttacacttatacgcccgcaccctttgtcacagccactgtttacATATATTTGCAAACCGAAAATGCTAAACAGTACCCGTcacagactgtacaaattcacacaagatACCATTTAAACCACaaaaccgtttcttacaggtcACTTGCATTtccactctcataataaaacgctttgcaaaaagaaatgaatccataaaaaacacgtttttaaaaaaaatgccaatTTTCTCAAAAGTATGATATCAAAGACCCAAGTTCGGGGATACAACCAAATGGATCTGCCTCACCCAAATCTAAGANNNNNNNNNNNNNNNNNNNNNNNNNNNNNNNNNNNNNNNNNNNNNNNNNNNNNNNNNNNNNNNNNNNNNNNNNNNNNNNNNNNNNNNNNNNNNNNNNNNNttactggcctgtgttctttaaaaccaccggcaggtttgctaatgatatttcacgcattgcatagctatggcatggtgctgcactaacgaagtcacagactggtaaacctccggtttaaggcttgaatcccgactcgcctcaggcagataatttcctcttttacactaacgtattcttacgcttatatttgctttaccaaaactcactcacggccacccatatgcatttcatgatggcaaatgtaatccttttatttaaaagttacaccagttcaccactgtgccatttctactaactatatttcttaacttggctaccgtacaaaaccttatcagcaaacgccatgtttctacattcatgttacctcgccctgttctctatctagccacataggctacaaacaattactacggatgtacgttctgcaactccgcattaaaacattacatttaaaatcatgattcactcataaatataactactagcactgaacatgagaaaaacacattagtgcaatagattgcacacattatttaaccctccacttcaacaactaacgttaaatacagactgttatatataccgtttgataaggaaactaagctcgctcatggtcacttcatttacttcgcactatagtctgtgatcatgtcaaccttcacctacatgcccattctgctaaaaacattgtttcaactacgcaatttcatcattttgcctaatttatctcacactgttgttattttctcatatgcaaagcctgctgggacatatgcgtctgctcctattctccactatcaacttttccggttctagcttaacaaaacagcaaagaggattcctacctgcagataagcctatcaaaatgcctgcaaatgcagtccatttaccatttaccatcgtAACTGTCGTAACTGTCGTAACAATCTCATTACATCTCCCCTTTAAATTCCTTTCCCCTCAGTGCAACTGCTCGGTGCTTAACATTCAAATAATCAAGTAGGCGTGATTTACTCTAAGACCACAAGTTAACCTTAGCAAACATTTTACCTTACTGTATAATAACTAATAACTTCACTCCAattacagtaggctatatatatatatatatatatatatatatatatatatatatacatatatatatatttcttttactCCAATTATTCTTCTCTTTCCCCTGCgagtaaataaacatttgttgaCAACTTGTTTCTGGAACTCTTTTATACATTTCAGGAACGGTGGCAACCTAACTCCAAACAATGTATGAACAGTGGATTTCCCCTTTACAGGAAATCCACCCGGCAGGGTGAGGCAGCATACGCTGTGCAGGAGGTAGCGCAGGGGCgcgaaaaacacacaaaatggcgcGGGCCCCacccaaataaaaacaaaaacagaggcttcaaagacagagagcacagcaaAACGTGTGGGAGATGTGGCAAGACAGCTCACAGGAAGGAGGAGAAATGCCCTGCAGCTAAGTCTACATGCCACAAATGTAAGAAACCAGGACATTGGGAGAGGATGTTACGCCTTGGCggaggcatgccccatacctatacagcaccgagagtttggcacttttcagggttccccacagaaataaccacaacagccacagacactcagcccttaaaaacattaaattctgtacattctgaccccatttcaacaaacagaactcataaacaacttcacatgtccacacaataaagccccaaactaaggggatttagcgttttctccttctccttctccttctcatgtttcctgccgcctatcccactaataacatgtctccccattggacattttaccgacacccgccaaatcttcacctacacgacccaatgaaaaactcgcctacacacacaaatacccatacctttttactctgaaacattttcagtacaaacagcttgtggcctagtgggtaaggttacaggtttgggaacacagggttggaggttcaagcccagctaggaacgtgtttctttaacctgcttttaccctcactaataattgtctcctacttctcaattactgcttttgcaccatatctaccagccgttcccgaactgtattatgacgtaccgtctgcacgttcaattgttaaccggctacaatattgcaaagccatatggattcaacgggagctcctctgtgctaactcgcctgtgttcttctttaaaaccacggacaggtttgctaatgatatttcacgcattgcatagctatgtcatggtgctgcccgaacaaagtgacagactggtaaacctccggttgaacgattgaatcccgcctcgttctcaggcagataatttcctcttttacactaacgttctcttacgcttatatttgctttaccaaaactcactcatggccacccaatgcatttcatgatggcaaatgtaatcCTTTTAtcaaaaagttacaccagttcacagctgtgccatttctactaactacatttcttcacttggctactgtacaaaccttcttatcagcaaacgccacgtttctacatcatgttacctcgccctgttctctatccagccacatacaaacaattactacgtatgtacgttctgcaactccccattaaaatattacatttaaaaacatgattcagtactagtactgaacatgaaaaaacacagcagtgcaatagatttcacgttacttaacccccactttaacagctggcgCTTTacagcgactgttatatataccgttcgataaggaatataagcttgctcatggtcactccatttacttcgcactatactccgtgatcatgtcaactttcacctacatgcccattctgctaaaaacatattgtttcaactccgaaatttcacaatttcaccctaatttctctcacactgttgttattttctcatatgcaaaacctgctgggacatatgcgtctgctcctattctccactatcatgttctccggttctagtttagcaaaacagcgaagaggattcctacctgcagataagcctatcaaaatgccttataaactttacaaacactaaaagtgcatctccacgaaataacagacaacggagcaggacagaaggctacacaagttgcgacctagagagttataattctacgggcttgctgattcttttgtcagtcaaggctcgttggatggacgtcaaatctgtgagtacatacactggccatatttcatatgcatctctgatacgttttacacttatacgccaccgcaccctttgtcacagccactgttttacatatatagcaaaccgaaactgctaaacagtacacgctcagactgtacaaattcacacaaggatagccataatccacaaccgtttcttacagggtcacttcgcatttctcactctcataataaaacgctttgcaaaaagaaatgatatctcataaaaaacacgttttcaacaaaaatgccaagttactcaaaagtattgatatcaaaatgacgccaagttacgctACTACAAACAacataggctatcttgcctcaccgaaatgacataagatgtatttcaaagcaatgctacccaatactTCCTCAACTCTTTCAAGTCACTATATAAGTCAAGTCAGTATAAACATATACTTAACCGCAACATAGAAAGATATGTCATCAATAACTATAAAAATCAGTGAATTATCCAACATTGAGTGCCTTGATGTTTGATGGGGAGTGCTGAGCAACTTCAAAATTCAATTGAGCACCTTTGGGTCCTTGTTAGTCTTGATATGTTTCATTGGTATCTGGTAAACcagtgttgctgaaacactGCATCATATAGGAAccccaaatatttttatttgtaaagagaTATAGCTGGATTTCCTGGATTTCCATTCATGATGTGCACtgaatgaaagtagtcatgcttagtacgacatagctcaggaaataagagcggttgtctggcagtcggagggttgccggttcgatccccgatctgggcgtgtcgaagtgtccctgagcaagacatctaacccctaactgctctggtgaatgcgaggtatcaattgtaaaacgctttggataaaagcgctatttaaatgcagtccatttaccatttaccccccagttcccatagagatccattcaaatggaAAGCGTTTTAGTaccgcttgtaggacaacctgaaaataagatatccagactctgatgatgttgataggtcatgggcatcaggaagtcatggcatgcaaaggatatgcaaccaagtattcaaaaatgacaatttaatctatgattatgttaatttgtccaattatttttgagcccctaaaatttggggggggactatgtataaaaagggctgtaggTCCTACAATGTTCActtgatatggatgtaaatatggTCAAATCAAAGCTgaaagtctgcactttaaccacattgtGACTGTTTTATGTCAACTGTCTGTTTGTTggagaacagaacaaaaaaatgtgtccctgtccaaacacatacagattgcactgtatatttactttaatttgtttACAGGAAATCACAGAGAGCAATTAAATGGCTTCATACTTACATCTGTTTCCAGTATCAGTGCATCACTCTGCTGTTTGAAGTGAGCCATCAGCACTAGCAGAACATATGGAGCTGCCACACTGGTATTGCTTCGGGTCAGAACAGCCTTGACTTCACTATTGGTAGGGTTTTTCTTGAGGAACTCCATGATATTTTGCCCATTTCCTTCAAGAGATGCTTCCAGTTCTCAAAATGTTGATGTCTGTTAACATCTCAAAATGTGTACACATACTCCTAGGGACAAACAGGTATGGCCACTGAGATTTCAGATATTCAAGTGTGTGGGCCGGTGTTGTGTTTATCATCTTGCGCTGTAAGTAGTACGTTGCCTCCATGAGATTCTGTACTTTCAATCCCAGACAAGCCCTCACGAGAGAAGAACTCCAAAAGTAtctttgttttctcttccaGTGTGCTTTCTGTTTCTTCAGGTGGAAGGTCTGGCTGCCACCGTGTGCAGCCATAGCTATCTGCAGGGCCTGTGTTTGGCTTTGCCCGTGGTGACAGACCTGCGCCGTGCCAAagtgttatttctgtttaaatgctcaacatgaatttttatttgactcagGAGAGATGCATATCCTCCCCCTATAAATTTCCCTTCTATCATGTCAGCGAAGGACTGCGGAAACTCGTTGACAATCTTGACAGAAATTATGAGGCACTGCGACCACGAAGGGTTGGCCTCAAACTTCCTCATTTTGTCCACCAAGACCCGAACCATTTGCCTTCTATCTGCTGGTGAGGACCTTATCCCACTTTCAGTGGCAGTACAAATACCTGGTGGCACTTTCTCCCAGGGTACCTGGAAAGTTTCTGGCCATTTTTGCTTTACTGGTGGCCGTATGGAATGTGATGGTGAAGGGCTACTGGATCTCAAGGAGCTTGACAGTGATGAACTGCCTTCTGGGGACTGGAGTAGGGGGGTAGCACAACTTATGGCatctggcaatgaaaacaaaaatctatcgTTATGAATATTGACTAAAATTAtgccataattaattagataaaacaataagctttttaatacactttaatttggtagtgaagtagtaaatatacagtacctgctcatttccatgcatttaaaagttttctgcaCTGGATTGGTACTGCAAGTCATCTTTGCTTTCCACTCCCTGGTGTAAGATCGTTTCAACCAACAGAGTGAGCGTCTCTTCTGGCACActtggcaggacagaaatgactgcgtccttgatgctctcacttatatcagacattctgaaggaaaggagtggcgaagggctattagagacagaccaaacatgttgtacacaggcaaagggtaatagtcaagcaggcttgcatgttctaggcagaaataatttgaaatggggttctctgagcccatctttaggcagtaaatcccctgatcaaaaatgaaatcagactggcatttctctgtgacaaagtaaacaACTGTTGCAAACAAGAATCAGTTCTATCTTGCCAAAGACACCATTCTTCTCCAAGACAACACACGTGGcttttttttgtagcttgtgcctttaacggtgatattgtgtacagccacagaGTTACGTAGCTGGAGGCCTAAATGATCAACAGATTGTTTTATCTTGTCATTGTAATCATTTGGAAAAGAAATCTGTACCTCTGTCAAAAATGACACAAGGTGGAAATATATTACCAGCACAGAGAAATGCTTGTAAAAGTTGATGCCTCTCTGCTAATGTGGAACACAAATTcttgaagttgtgtaatttgcgagcacactttaaaatgtgtgtgtgtttactctcaaaccTAAGGGTCCAAGAGCGAATAAGAGGCCCAAAGCAAGTATAAGTTCAGGATAGTGACGTATATGATGATGTTTCAGCTTAAGTGGGTgattaggaaaacaatactgtcgACTCGGCAAATACTCCTCAATAAGGACTTTCAAGTAGGCCATCTGGCTAGTTGCAATGGCAGGAGCACAAACAATTTCAACTTTTTGCCTTAGCTGCAACACAAATtgccaaacttcattttcaactggattttaaattttgtccccAATCAAGAGGCAGAAGTCTAAGGAAACACCAATTCTGGACAGCATGTCCACtcaatttctcacttcctggattCATTTCGCATGGCTTATTGCTGGCGTCATTGCCAAGGTACCTGAAGTGATTaagctgtccattcagttctctatacgtgaagaatttctgatttgtgacaaaatgacttGGGTATAGAGCTAAGTCATATGCGACGATACCCTCAAATAAGTCATGGCCCAGACA
The nucleotide sequence above comes from Anguilla rostrata isolate EN2019 chromosome 7, ASM1855537v3, whole genome shotgun sequence. Encoded proteins:
- the LOC135258591 gene encoding LOW QUALITY PROTEIN: uncharacterized protein LOC135258591 (The sequence of the model RefSeq protein was modified relative to this genomic sequence to represent the inferred CDS: inserted 6 bases in 3 codons), producing MSRYYAISCATPLLQSPEGSSSLSSSLRSSSPSPSHSIRPPVKQKWPETFQVPWEKVPPGICTATESGIRSSPADRRQMVRVLVDKMRKFEANPSWSQCLIISVKIVNEFPQSFADMIEGKFIGGGYASLLSQIKIHVEHLNRNNTLARRRSXSPRAKPNTGPADSYGCTRWQPDLPPEETESTLEEKTKILLEFFSREGLSGIESTEXLMEATYYLQRKMINTTPAHTLEYLKSQWPYLFVPRSMCTHFEMLTDINILXELEASLEGNGQNIMEFLKKNPTNSEVKAVLTRSNTSVAAPYVLLVLMAHFKQQSDALILETDGNTVLGADLWKLTWSADCCPWS